In Aedes albopictus strain Foshan chromosome 3, AalbF5, whole genome shotgun sequence, the following are encoded in one genomic region:
- the LOC115257070 gene encoding A-kinase anchor protein 14 gives MYKLFVFSCLIAAAVAAPAPGVVVASPVVHAAPVAVSHSSSHVVHHAPVVKHVAVAHHTPVVAVHHAPVVKAVPVVHHTPVLAKTVVASPVVHSVHTPVVHSVHHAPVVHHTPVLAKTVVAAPVVHSVHPVHAVHSVPVVKSVVVHH, from the exons ATGTACAAGCTG TTCGTTTTCTCGTGCTTGATCGCCGCTGCCGTCGCCGCCCCAGCCCCAGGAGTCGTCGTTGCCTCCCCAGTTGTGCACGCTGCTCCAGTTGCCGTTAGCCATTCGTCCTC GCACGTCGTGCACCACGCCCCAGTCGTCAAGCATGTTGCCGTTGCCCACCACACCCCAGTAGTTGCCGTGCACCACGCTCCAGTCGTCAAGGCCGTCCCAGTTGTCCATCACACTCCAGTCCTGGCCAAGACCGTCGTCGCTTCCCCGGTCGTGCACTCCGTCCACACCCCAGTTGTGCACTCTGTCCACCACGCCCCAGTCGTCCACCACACCCCAGTCCTGGCCAAGACCGTTGTTGCCGCCCCAGTTGTGCACTCCGTCCACCCAGTCCACGCTGTCCACTCCGTCCCAGTCGTCAAGAGCGTCGTCGTCCACCACTAA
- the LOC134290013 gene encoding SRA stem-loop-interacting RNA-binding protein, mitochondrial-like, with the protein MSSSAGFNALARGVQKLFVGNLPWTVSTKELQVYFSKYGHVQSSNVIYDKTTGLSRGYGFIVFSTRDGYSNATNKAYHSLEGRVLDVQPASS; encoded by the coding sequence ATGTCTTCCTCAGCAGGATTCAATGCTCTGGCACGCGGTGTTCAGAAGCTGTTCGTCGGTAATCTACCGTGGACGGTCAGCACCAAGGAGTTGCAGGTCTACTTTTCCAAGTATGGACATGTTCAATCATCGAACGTTATCTACGATAAGACGACCGGGTTGAGCCGTGGTTATGGGTTTATTGTGTTCAGTACCCGTGATGGGTACAGTAATGCTACCAATAAGGCTTACCATTCGCTGGAGGGCCGGGTGCTTGATGTTCAGCCGGCGTCGTCTTAA
- the LOC134290438 gene encoding histone-arginine methyltransferase METTL23-like yields the protein KYVCILKQCRDKVLSIFGNKTKQNPQDGSETLKILIPELLLPGYSFYTWPSAQVLAWFLWERRLSLPNKRVLELGAGTSLPGIVAAKCGAHVTLSDCSTLPKTLQHIQRCCRLNSLTPGKDIEVVGLTWGLFLDQIFQLGPIDFIIGSDIFYDPSVFEDILVTVSFLLEANPQARFLVAYQERSSDWCIETLLKKWGLQCNIVDTEHLGSELGIDSQELMGNHTIHLLEVTRRS from the coding sequence aaatacgtctgtatcttgaagcAATGTAGAGATAAAGTATTGAGCATTTTCGGCAACAAAACCAAGCAGAACCCGCAGGACGGAAGCGAAACGTTGAAGATTTTGATCCCGGAGCTGCTTTTACCCGGATATTCCTTCTACACCTGGCCGTCTGCTCAAGTTTTGGCGTGGTTTCTGTGGGAACGACGACTGTCCTTGCCGAACAAGCGGGTGCTGGAGCTGGGAGCTGGAACATCCCTGCCCGGAATAGTCGCAGCCAAGTGTGGTGCTCACGTAACACTGAGCGACTGCAGCACTCTACCGAAGACACTCCAGCACATACAGCGGTGCTGCCGGTTGAACAGTCTTACTCCCGGGAAGGACATCGAGGTGGTTGGATTGACGTGGGGACTGTTTTTGGATCAGATCTTTCAGCTGGGGCCGATTGACTTCATCATCGGATCGGACATTTTCTACGATCCGTCGGTTTTCGAGGACATCCTGGTTACGGTGTCGTTCCTGTTGGAAGCCAACCCTCAAGCGAGGTTTCTTGTTGCCTATCAGGAACGGAGCTCGGACTGGTGCATTGAAACGCTGCTGAAGAAGTGGGGCCTCCAGTGTAACATCGTAGATACGGAGCATCTGGGATCAGAGCTTGGCATCGATTCGCAAGAGTTGATGGGCAATCATACCATCCATCTGCTGGAAGTTACGAGGCGATCTTGA